The genomic stretch CCCCCATAACCACCTTGCAGTGAGACTGATGGCTACTAAAAACCCCAGCAAATACTGAATAGGACACCTTAACTCTAACAAAGGGAAAGTAACTTGTAATAATGAGTTTCAATATGTAACATTTGGACACAGTTACCCTAAAGCAACCCAGTGGAGCAGTTGGGTGCTTGTGCCTGTGGGCAGGTAAGGGTGTCGATGGAGTGTGATGGAGCAGGTTATATTCGTGATGGGAAAATACACCATGATCTTCTGAAATGGTAAACAatttgtggtaaaaaaaaaaaaaaggaatacaattgCTCCTATGGTATTCTCAGAAACTTCATTGTATGGTACAACtgcaaaaaacatttttattgagggATATGATAGATTCTGTGTTCCTATAATCATAAACAGGCTTTTTCACCAGGTCCTACGTGACAGTCCAGCAGGATGAAAATCAATTCCTTTTTGGGAGTAGCTGCCTTCACCGAGAACTCTGGCCTGGGCCAGAGGCTATGAGATACCCCATCTTTCCACCCCAATGGAAGCCAGCTGAGAACCAGAGCTTTGTGTTACCCTGCAGGTCCTTAGACCCTGCAGAATGCCTATCACAGTACTCAATCCAGACTCACTGAGTGCAATGGACAATCACCGAGTCCTTCCTCTATGTTGGGGGGACTTTCGGCCTGCCTGAGTATGTTGACTGGCCTACTGGAGAGCTCAGATGCTGAGCAGTGACGGTTGACAGAGACTGAAGCCAGGCAGGAGCTGCCTCTCTAGTCACCTGGCAGAGAGGAAAACCTGAGGCttaaacttcagttttcttaagCAAGGTCTGTCTACCCAGAAGGGTTCTTTCACTCCCTGGCACCCCCGACAGATACTCTATTTCTGGTTCTCAAGACAGACTGCATGCCCTTGGAGAAAAACAGGTTATTGGTTCCAAAATTCACTTTCAGGGCAGGGCTATTCGGTGGCCCTGCAGAGTAGCTGCATTCTGTGGCTTTGGTTAtgataaagagataaagaaacttCTTTCTGGAGCCTCTGGGGGAAGGGCTGAAACCCAGCCTGTGCTGACTAGATTGGCTGCTCTCCTGTGCTGAGTAGACTGGCATGCACCCGTGCCTCCCAACGTCCTACACGGCCTCCCCTAGCCCCATTGCCCCTGGCACATTGCTGCCCATGTGAAAGGTTCATTTCATGTCTGGGCTGTAACAGCTGTGGTGTTCCTTCTTTGTCCTAGGATCTGTTGCTGATGGCTTTTGCAGCAGGAAGGCAGGTGGCTGACACCTGCCTGGTCTCACAAGGGTCTCTGCAAAATGAGTGGGGACGGCTGGTCAGTGAGTCTCATGCTTCATCCActgtgcttttaatttatttaccttGAGATAAtccaaggagagaggagaggattaGAAGTGTGTGGTGTGACATGACTTGGTGGTGAGTGGTTGATTTTGTACACGTTTCTGCTCCTGGGACCAATTTCTAGGGGATACCAAGGATAGCCAAGtttgatttatttgttcaaatataggTATGATCAAGAAATGTTCTAAATAAGGTGGTGGTTTACAGCATCGATTACGGGCTTCCCTCTGATCGTTTGATTAGGTCATAGGAATTTGAATTTCTACTGAAGCTTTACTTTCAGAGTTCCCTGCTGTTTCCTCTCAGTGTGTCAGAGtacaaattcctaaaaatataccCCCAAAAGTGTATCTCAGTACACTATGATTTGTTCACCTTAGGAATTTAGAATACAGTATTGGCAAAGACACCAGAACATAGTTTGGGATGGAATAGAGGTTTCCTGATTGTTCTAGACTGCCAATCTGAAACTGTTCTCCTTTTATCTTAGAGTGTCCACGATTGTAGCAATTATCTCTGAAAGATTTTTGTCCACACTGATTTGAATGAAATTTTCTGGAGCTGATGGGGGCTCCAGAGTATCAAACTGGGACTGCAGTAATTCAGGAGGCATGAAATGTCCTTTTCTTTTGAGTAAGCGTCCAGAGATGACCTCAAACGACCCATTCAGATGGACCACGAGGAGCTTCACCTCGGCTGGCTGTTTGTCCTTCCCTGTCCCATCAGACTTCAGAGGTGTGCCATCTTTTCCTCGTATTAAGATGTCTCTGTACATTTTCTTCAGACCTGAACAGGCTAGAACCACATGCTGTCCGGAGGCTACATCTCTGTTAAAAAAGGGGGAGTGGGACTAAGAATAAGGACATTGAAAATCATTGGTGTCAATTCTAGGTCGAAGACTCCGGTCCTACTTCTCTGCCAGTGGAAGGCATTACAAAATGGCAGACAAGTATTAGGCAGTCCAGGCTTTAAGGTAAAGCTCTTCCTTCTGCTAGTGAACTGAGCCATCCCTTGGGCAAGGTATTTACCTCCCTGAGCATCAGTTCATTTTCTGCTAAATGGGGCTACATAGAGTACCTGTCCATAGAATTGTGAGAAAAAGTTTATCAAGGTGGCCAGGTCACAGGAAGTGCTCGGTAGGTGTCAGCTGTGCTGTGAATGTAGGATGTGGCTCAGCCACCACTTGTGGACATGGACACACACATCGGCTCAGGTTCTCTACAGGTGTTCAGTGATATGAATTTTACAACTGGGTTTTCCCGCTATGCTGGAAGTCGGGTGAAGTTACCCGTGGAGAATtggagaaagcaggaaaaaagggaGTATCAGACTCTGTGTGGTCAAGATGAGCAAGAGATGAGAAGCTTCCAGGGATGTGCTAAGAAAAAAACCTGAGCCAGAAATAGACGCAGAGTGATAAGGCACCAAAAAGGGAAAGCAGCGTGCGCCGACACTGCACAAGGAAGTGAGCCCCCAGTTCCACCAAGCTGCTGTGTGCCCCCCTGTCTGTGGGCAGGAGAGGCAGTCGTTTTTGGCTGGGAAGGGACTCAAGACGTGAAGGGTAAACCGTGACTTGGGAACTTGGTAGAATGTTTGCTTTAGAATGGAGAGTTCTGAAGGGGTCTGCTTCTGACCTACAGCCAGTATACACTTGAGATTCAGTGGATGGAATGTATCATAAGCAACAAACTTATGTACCTGAGCCTTCTGGCTTTTCCCAGAGGCCGTGGGTGAGAGCTTGGTTATTCTGGGTCTGATCACTGCTCTCCTGAGGATCTTCACTTCTGCTTCCATCACAGGTCAGTGTATTTGATCTCTGACAAGCCTATTTGTATTAGAGACTCAGGTGGGTAGGATTTCTCAAACCCTGAAGCCCTAAACTCCAAACCTCTGCAAAGACAGGGTTGCCAGCTGCGTCGGTGCCATGTGAAAAagtaaactgaatttttaagGTGAAGTATATTCTAATTGCGTATGGTGCAGAtggttttagatttataaaatatgaaaaatatcttcattttagaaagcaagatttcatttagaaattttagaaggcttgcttgcttgcttttagAAAAATCTTGCTTCATTTGCTAAATGAAATCTTGCTTGCTTGCTAAAATCTTGCTTCATTTTAGAAGAAAGCAAGATtctcaccttctgcccctccccacacttctctctctctctcaaaaacaaatattgttttggcattaacagctttttttttcaaaggccaTTTAGAGTGATTCTCCTTTGAAAAATAAGCTCACATTGAAATGAACATCACTGTGGTCACCCTTGGGTGTCCTAACATTGTCACCCATAATTATGTGTGGGTTATAGATAGGGCAAAATCCAATGAACTTTCCAATTCAAAGGCTGCAATTTATATctgattagatttttatttgttaaccCTGGCAgcaaagttgtatttttttagcTTGGgtttaaatcatttttactaATATTGATTAATTATAAATTgctataaaattgttttattaagcATGATCATGTTTATAAATTGCATTCATAATGAAGCAAATGGGGCAAAATGTTAATAGGTGGAGGATATGTAAAAATTCTGTACTGCTCTTGCAACCTTCCTGTAAATTTGAAactgtattaaaatttaaaagttatataaattgcattgacaaaaaaaaaaaagctagcaagATTTTAGAAAGCAAGATTTATAAGCTATTCCCCGCCTTTTCTTTATCCTTCTCCACATCCCAACCAGGATTCCTAGGGGTCAGGTCCCCAGATGGGTGGAGGGGACCAGAGGCACAATACAGAGCAGGACAATTTGGGACTGCAGTTCTGGTGACCAATTATCTGTTCATTTACAAATGACCCCAGGTCTTTCCTGGTTGCCACAGCTTGAAGTAGGGGGAAGAAGTAGTGACCAAGATGTGACTAGAACCGTGGTAGCATCAGTTACCACCTCTCCAGCACTTACTGTGTTTTAGATACCGTTCTGAGTGCCTCCCATACTTCATCTCACTAATTCTCACAATAATCTGTGAGTAAGAACTATATTTATCCctattttcaaatgaagaaatgggCTTATGGAAGCCAGCTGACCAAGATTTCTAGATGATAACTGTGAAGCTATCTAGAAGGTTCATCTCCAGAACCCAACTAAATTACAGgtggggggacccctgggtggcgcagcggtttggcgcctgcctttggcccagagcgcgatcctggagacccgggatcgaatcccacgtcaggctcccggtgcatggggcctgcttctccctctgcctgtgtctctgcctctctctctctctctgtgtgtgtgactatcataaataataaataaaaaaattaaaaaaaaaaaaataaattacaggtgGGTTCTGGCTGATTTAAATCATTGTTGGTTACTTAACAGAAGTCCACTCCATTTCTGGGATCCTTAGTCACCAGCCAGTTGTGACTTCaggagtgtatttttttttttaattttatttttttcatgatagacatagagagagaggcagagacataggcagagggaaaagcaggctccatacagggagcctgatgtgggactcattcctgggactctaggatcctgggccgaaggcaggcgctaaaccactcactgagccacccagggatccccatgcctCTCCTTTAGTTTCCTTTACCTGTTGGCTATCAAGGCCTGATGCTCTCTTACCTTAGTAAAATGTCATGTAAGTTGCAGAGCCATGGAATCCTGTCCTGAAATTAAAGCAGACACAAAAGTGACTTTCCCAGATACTGTTTATTTGTGTAGAAATACTGTTAATCATGTTCATCAGTGAGAAATCTTAGTGATTTTGAGAAGTAGGCCATGTACAAGGCTGCTGCAGGGTCAAGTCTCTGGGCAGTTAAGCACAGCAGCATTATGATGGGATTAGCGCCCTTTGAAGAGACCAGGGAGCtaatttgtgctctctctcctgtgCTGTAACCGCTCCTCTTTCCCACACCTGTGAGCCAGGGAGAGGACCCTCACCAAGAACCTGACAATAttggcatcttgatcttgggcttccagacGCTAGAACTGTGAGAACTGAAAGTCTCCTGTTTAAGCCCCCAGTCTGTAGTATCCTGTTACAGAGGTCCAAGCTGACCAAAATTCATCTGaaaaaccatctgggcctggggCTGTTTTGAGGAGAGATCTCTGATTACAgattcagttttttaatttttaattttattaattttatttatttttcttcagtttttttaatgaacatcGTGTtatgttcaggttttctattcttgattcagttttggtatCTAAGGTAGCAGGAAGGGATGACACATACAGTTAGATCTCTGGACTTAAGATCTTCTGATTCTTAAGCCAGATGCAGCATCAGCAAGGTCTTATTTTCATttgtggggggagaagcagactcgtcCCCAGCACCAGGTCACTGCCATCCAAGCCCATTTTCCcacagtaatttatatttttctaagttgtccaatttaagtctttaaatttACTAACGGTTTATTCACAGCCCTCTTTTCatccctagtctttttttttttttttttgagatttttaaaaaatttatttattcatgagagagagagagagagaggcagagacacaggcagagggagaagcaggctccctgcagaaagcccgatgtgggactcaatcccaggaccccaggatcacgtcctgggctgcaggcggcgctaaaccgctgagccacccaggctgcccctcatcCCTAGTCTTAATTGTGCTTTTCTCCCCCACTCTTGGTCAGTCTTATTAgagatttgtctttttattttttgagtcagCATTGCTCATCACTAACAATGGGATTagcttttgttcctttgttctatattttgttaatttcagcattcacttctatttttttcttattctttttgtttattgtttttcctccttgaaCACTTAGCTCATTACTTTCCATTCTTactgtttttccagaaatgcattcatAGGGCATACATTTCCTTCTAAGTAATGTTTCaactgcatcccataagttttggttggcagcactttttttttttttttttttaagattttatttattcatgaaagacaggcagagacacaggcagagagagaggtaggcgctctgcagggagcctgatgagggactccatcccaggaccccgggatcacaccctgagccaaaggcagatgctcaaccactgagctgtcCAGGCGTCCTGACAGCACTTTTTGTTGTACATTTCTAAATAGAGGGAAGGGCATAATCTAAGAGTAGGAGTATTAAAGATGGTGTGCGGAGACtcttgagtaaatgaatgaagcaGATGCTGCTTAGCACTGCTGAACAGGAGGTGTGGGGGTAAGGAAGGTCAGGAGAAACCTTGTGGACCGGGTGGTCAAGGACCTGAGTGACCTGTTAAAGAGGTTGGACTTTGCCATAAGGATTTTAGGGAGGACTTGGGGCATGAGCTCCAAATTTTGTGTTCACATTTGTGACAAAAAGGGAGTGACTGAGATCTCTTCACAGAAGCAGAAATTGAAACAAGAAGGAGATATTAGAGCAGATTCACTCATTCTGAGTAGTTACTATGGATGGTAGGATAAATTATGGAAGTCAAACACACAAAGAGTCttaggggaagagaagaggaaacaacATAACTGAAATGAGCATTTCTGCTCATTCAGACCCATCTCTGCCTGCTGGGTCTGACATTCAATGTCATCTCATTGTGGGTGGTGTGCCCCCAGCGCCAGTTCTGTGCATGCAGGCGTTCATGCAGGAGTTAGAGCATCAAGAGGACAGAGAAAGATTCCTGGGCCTGTGAGTGATATGATGGAAACCTCTAGAGACCTGTGGTGTCTCCTGGGAGGGGATGGTGattagagggagaaggggagctAAACTCAGAGGAACAACTCAGAGGCCAAGTATGTCCAGCACTGCTGTGGGAGGCGgacagagcagaaggaaggaggaggaggggaagagcaggggcagggactgGTTTTTACCTGGTGTGAAAATAAACGTGAGACCACAGAAGAAAGCatgtaaaaagaatatataccccaaaaaagataggaaaaaaaccctccaaaattTGTAGGggtttttgaaagataaaaccaAGGGTGACATATTCTGTAAAGATGTTTTCCAgtactttccaaattttctataaacAGAGCAAGTATTAAatttataatcaggaaaatttttctcaaaaaaccCTCATTGAACAGACTTTGCAGTCTGCTTACATGTCACCGTGGGCGTCCGGACACACGGACCTGGGTCGGGGGGTGGGAGCTCGCAGATGCttgatcattatcatcatcacacTAACATCGTATCACAGCCTGGGGGGCACATTTCTCTAGGCCAGGGCCATCCACTAGAGCTTTCTGTCATGCCTCAGTGCCATCTGGATGGTGGCCACCAGCCACGCTTGAAATGTGGCGGCGTGACCTGAGAACTGGAGCTTACATTTATTGTATATTCATGTACATTTAAATAGCCTTACAGAGCCCTTGGAATATTCAACGCAGGTTCTTTCTCTTCAAACCCCAGCCCTGCCCGAGCCTCCCCAAGGAACCTGTACCTCTGCCTTGACTTTCCCCTTGGTCCTCCTCACGGGGTCACTAAGGTGACCCGCAGGGGCCCTGGGTGCCAGCCTGGCTGAAGCCCACACCTTCACTCTCGGCTGAGCTCTCCTCAAGAACGTGATGCCTCTGCCATCCCAGCTTTCTCTCCCTGAAAGAGCAAGTCTAAAGTCTGGCTAAAAGGTGCAGTTTCTCCTGAAGGTATTTAGTGACTCATAATGTTTCTTCCAGTGACCAATAACCTTTCCTTCCATACAAAAAATTCCTCTTCTGAACTCTacctccctgtccccccaccaTCCATCCTGCCCACTTAACAAGCCTCGCTTGTGAACAAGATGAAGGGTGTTCAAATCGCATTTGGGTTGCTTTACTTCGTTCTTTAACTTAACTTTTATTTGCATTCaccaaggagaaaaataacaCTGGCACAGTCATATTTCACACACTCGGTAGAAATACCCATAAAGTACGGATGGATTCATTAGTGACAAGCATAAGTGATATTTACTAAATGCTTTGGGTACTTCactgtgcatatttttttttagtagaatctcatttaatccaaGAACCCACTGAAATGGGTCCTGTTACCATCCGTACTTCAcaggaggaaaatgaggcacagagagactaaGTCATGTGCCAAAGGCCACACAGGAGCCAGGTTATCTGCACCAAGTCTTTATCTCTGGTATAACATTATTATGCCTCAGTTATTATTCTGTATCTCTTTTATGGTTCCCTCTACCAGTCTTCTAAAATCAAATGCCACAAACTTAATTTTGATGGTCCAAAGTCTGAATCTTTGCCAACACAGGCCGCACTCCCAGAAGTGTACACTCAGAGTCCCTAGAGTTAGACCCAGTAATGGTGGGGGCTCTAATGCCTTGAGGCAGGACAAAGGGGACAGAGTGAGCTAGTGGCAGCGTAGTGGCAGTTTTGGGCTCTGGCCAGCTCCGCTCTGTTCCTGCCCTTTGGACACGTCCCCTGCTCTCAGCCACGGTGTGGATGATACCTTTGTGTCTCCTGGGCCACAGCTAGTTACGCCAGCCAGGCCAGTTTGTACCTCTGCTCTGGGAGGGGCCCTTAGGAAATGGCCTCGTGACAGTactcctcatttccttccttctctccatcacGCGTTCACTCACAACTGAGTCACAAGTATCTTCTGACCTTCGCTGTGTGGCCTGCCCTGGGGGTATAGGACAGTTAACAGGCCCCAGTCCTTGCACTTTCAGAAGGAAAATCTAGTTGCAGAGATAAATATGAATCAAGTTCTCAAATGCCAAGTTGCAACCAGGACCAGGGCTACACGGGCCCCTGGTGCTAGGAGGGCTTATTGCAGGAGATTTTACTTCATTCAGTAGGTCCAGGAGGGCTTCCCTGAAGAAGTGGCATGGGAGCTGAGCTGTGAGTATATAGGAGTGGGGTTAACAGAAGAGGGGACAGAAGTGTATTCCAGATAGTGGGAAAGtagatgcaaaggccctgtggggAGGAGCAAGGCAGTAGGAACGATTGAAAGGGGCCCAGGGGCTCTGgtggaggaaggagggtgggCACAGCACCGAAGATACTGGAGTGGGGCATTTGGAGGCGTTTGGGTATTTGGTCTTGACCTTGAGATGGATGGGAAACTTCCAAAAGGCTGGATTTGAACTTGTAATGATCTTTCTGGCTTTGGGGTGGATACGAGTCTGCGCCGGTGGCTGAAAGGCCTGAGGAGGGGAGAAGGCAT from Canis lupus dingo isolate Sandy chromosome 1, ASM325472v2, whole genome shotgun sequence encodes the following:
- the IDNK gene encoding probable gluconokinase isoform X2 produces the protein MAAPDVLLVMGVSGSGKSTVGALLASELGWKFYDADDYHPEENRTKMGKGIPLNDQDRIPWLCNLHDILLRDVASGQHVVLACSGLKKMYRDILIRGKDGTPLKSDGTGKDKQPAEVKLLVVHLNGSFEVISGRLLKRKGHFMPPELLQSQFDTLEPPSAPENFIQISVDKNLSEIIATIVDTLR
- the IDNK gene encoding probable gluconokinase isoform X3; its protein translation is MGKGIPLNDQAFQPPAQTRIHPKARKIITSSNPAFWKFPIHLKDRIPWLCNLHDILLRDVASGQHVVLACSGLKKMYRDILIRGKDGTPLKSDGTGKDKQPAEVKLLVVHLNGSFEVISGRLLKRKGHFMPPELLQSQFDTLEPPSAPENFIQISVDKNLSEIIATIVDTLR
- the IDNK gene encoding probable gluconokinase isoform X4, with amino-acid sequence MGKGIPLNDQDRIPWLCNLHDILLRDVASGQHVVLACSGLKKMYRDILIRGKDGTPLKSDGTGKDKQPAEVKLLVVHLNGSFEVISGRLLKRKGHFMPPELLQSQFDTLEPPSAPENFIQISVDKNLSEIIATIVDTLR
- the IDNK gene encoding probable gluconokinase isoform X1, translated to MAAPDVLLVMGVSGSGKSTVGALLASELGWKFYDADDYHPEENRTKMGKGIPLNDQAFQPPAQTRIHPKARKIITSSNPAFWKFPIHLKDRIPWLCNLHDILLRDVASGQHVVLACSGLKKMYRDILIRGKDGTPLKSDGTGKDKQPAEVKLLVVHLNGSFEVISGRLLKRKGHFMPPELLQSQFDTLEPPSAPENFIQISVDKNLSEIIATIVDTLR